From Solibacillus isronensis, the proteins below share one genomic window:
- the aspS gene encoding aspartate--tRNA ligase has translation MAQRTHACGLVTAAEAGQEVVLKGWVQKRRDLGGLIFVDMRDREGIVQVVFGDQAKDALELANKIRNEFVIEVKGKVVLRDATQINKNMKTGEIEVSASELTIINEAKNPPFAIDNNAEVSEELRLKYRYLDLRRPVMYDTFKMRSDVTRTIRNFLQNEGFLEVETPILTKSTPEGARDYLVPSRVHDGEFYALPQSPQLFKQLLMVGGFEKYFQIARCFRDEDLRADRQPEFTQVDIETSFLSMDEIIEMNERLLTQVMKDVKGIDVVTPFARMSYKEAMDRFGSDKPDVRFGLELKQLSDIVKESAFGVFANAVANGGEVKAINVKGAAANYSRKDIDALGEFAGRYGAKGLAWLKVTEEGLNGPIAKFFEGEAADGIIQATEAQAGDLLLFVADKSSVVADALGALRLKLGKELGLIDESKFEFLWIVDWPLFEYDEAEGRYYAAHHPFTRPFDEDLDLMNTNPKEVRAQAYDIVLNGYELGGGSLRIYEPDLQAKMFELLGFSEEEARAQFGFLLEAFDYGVPPHGGLAMGLDRLVMLLAGRTNLRDTIAFPKTATASCLLTDAPSPVSDAQLEELSLRIAATAKK, from the coding sequence ATGGCGCAAAGAACACATGCATGCGGTTTAGTAACAGCTGCAGAAGCGGGACAGGAAGTTGTATTAAAAGGTTGGGTACAAAAACGTCGTGACTTAGGCGGATTAATTTTCGTAGATATGCGTGACCGTGAAGGTATCGTACAAGTAGTTTTCGGTGATCAAGCGAAAGACGCATTAGAACTTGCAAATAAAATTCGTAATGAGTTTGTCATTGAAGTAAAAGGTAAAGTTGTTTTACGTGATGCAACTCAAATAAATAAAAATATGAAAACCGGCGAAATTGAAGTGTCAGCTTCTGAACTGACTATTATTAACGAAGCTAAAAACCCTCCATTCGCAATCGATAACAATGCGGAAGTTTCGGAAGAATTACGTCTAAAATATCGTTATTTAGATTTACGTCGTCCTGTAATGTATGACACATTTAAAATGCGATCTGATGTAACACGTACAATCCGTAATTTCTTACAAAACGAAGGCTTCCTGGAAGTAGAAACACCGATTTTAACGAAATCGACACCAGAAGGAGCACGTGACTATCTAGTGCCATCACGTGTACATGATGGCGAATTTTATGCATTGCCGCAATCACCACAGCTGTTTAAACAGCTTCTAATGGTAGGTGGCTTTGAAAAGTACTTCCAAATTGCTCGATGCTTCCGTGATGAAGATTTACGTGCGGACCGTCAGCCGGAATTTACACAAGTCGATATTGAAACATCATTCTTATCAATGGATGAAATTATCGAAATGAATGAGCGTCTTCTTACACAAGTTATGAAAGATGTAAAAGGTATTGATGTCGTTACACCATTCGCACGCATGAGCTATAAAGAAGCAATGGATCGTTTCGGTTCAGATAAACCAGATGTACGTTTTGGGCTGGAATTAAAACAGCTTTCAGACATCGTGAAAGAATCTGCTTTCGGTGTATTTGCGAACGCGGTAGCAAATGGCGGCGAAGTGAAGGCGATCAATGTGAAAGGCGCGGCAGCAAACTATTCTCGTAAAGATATTGATGCATTAGGCGAATTTGCCGGCCGTTACGGAGCAAAAGGTTTAGCTTGGTTAAAAGTGACGGAAGAAGGCTTGAATGGTCCAATCGCGAAGTTCTTTGAAGGGGAAGCAGCGGACGGAATTATCCAAGCAACAGAAGCACAAGCTGGTGACTTATTATTATTCGTTGCAGATAAATCTTCTGTAGTCGCAGACGCACTAGGCGCATTACGATTAAAATTAGGAAAAGAATTAGGCTTAATCGATGAGTCGAAATTCGAATTCTTATGGATTGTTGATTGGCCATTATTCGAATACGATGAGGCGGAAGGTCGTTATTATGCGGCTCACCATCCATTCACTCGTCCATTCGATGAAGATTTAGATTTAATGAATACAAACCCTAAAGAAGTTCGTGCTCAAGCCTATGATATCGTATTAAACGGTTATGAGCTTGGCGGCGGGTCACTTCGTATTTATGAGCCGGATTTACAAGCAAAAATGTTTGAACTGCTAGGATTCAGTGAAGAGGAAGCGCGTGCACAATTCGGTTTCTTACTGGAAGCATTTGACTACGGCGTTCCTCCACATGGCGGTTTAGCAATGGGTCTTGACCGATTAGTAATGCTTCTTGCTGGTCGTACAAATTTACGTGATACAATCGCATTCCCGAAAACGGCAACTGCAAGCTGTTTATTAACAGATGCACCATCACCAGTTTCCGATGCACAGCTTGAAGAGTTAAGCTTACGTATCGCAGCAACAGCCAAAAAATAA
- a CDS encoding cysteine desulfurase family protein, with translation MKNTIYLDHAATSPIAPEVIDVMARAMAEESGNASSIHTVGRSARKALDDSRASLAAKVNAKPSEIIFTSGGTEADNMAIFGTAYARQKEGKHIITTAIEHHAVLHACEKLEKEGFTVTYLPVDKTGRIRAEQVKEALREDTILVTIMYGNNEVGTIQPIAEIGAILKEHTAIFHTDAVQAFGLEKVDVEALHVDLLSVSAHKINGPKGIGFLYAKTGVKLTNILYGGSQEKKRRAGTENVPAIIAFAKAAELAGQSAQQRREQYNGYKNILIEQFQQANIDFQLNGHQTSVLPHVLNVTFPGTDVESFLINLDMAGVLVSSGSACTAGSIDPSHVLVAMYGQNAPELRSSIRFSFGLGLTDELVGEAGKRTAEIVKRLTS, from the coding sequence TTGAAAAATACAATTTATCTTGATCATGCCGCAACCTCACCCATTGCCCCTGAAGTAATTGATGTAATGGCACGTGCAATGGCCGAGGAAAGCGGTAATGCATCAAGTATTCACACAGTTGGACGCAGTGCACGTAAAGCACTGGATGACTCTCGGGCAAGTTTGGCAGCAAAAGTAAATGCGAAACCCTCTGAAATTATTTTTACAAGCGGTGGAACAGAAGCCGATAATATGGCCATTTTTGGAACAGCGTATGCACGCCAAAAAGAAGGAAAACATATTATTACAACAGCAATTGAACACCATGCCGTTTTACATGCGTGTGAAAAGCTTGAAAAAGAAGGTTTCACGGTGACGTATTTACCCGTTGACAAAACAGGGCGAATCCGCGCTGAACAGGTGAAAGAGGCTTTACGTGAGGATACGATTTTAGTTACGATTATGTATGGTAACAATGAAGTCGGCACAATCCAGCCTATCGCAGAAATTGGAGCGATCTTAAAAGAACATACCGCTATATTCCATACAGATGCTGTCCAAGCATTCGGACTGGAAAAAGTGGATGTAGAAGCACTCCATGTTGATTTGTTGAGTGTTTCTGCCCATAAAATTAACGGTCCTAAAGGAATTGGCTTTTTATATGCAAAAACAGGAGTCAAATTAACAAATATCCTATACGGCGGTTCCCAGGAAAAAAAACGTCGTGCAGGAACGGAAAATGTCCCGGCGATTATTGCGTTTGCAAAAGCTGCCGAATTAGCAGGACAATCTGCACAACAGCGTAGAGAGCAGTACAACGGTTATAAAAATATTTTAATCGAACAGTTCCAGCAGGCGAATATTGATTTTCAACTGAATGGTCATCAAACGAGCGTTTTACCGCATGTATTGAATGTCACTTTCCCCGGAACGGATGTTGAATCATTTTTGATCAATTTGGATATGGCAGGAGTACTCGTATCAAGCGGTTCTGCTTGCACGGCAGGTTCGATTGACCCGTCCCATGTACTTGTTGCGATGTATGGACAGAACGCCCCTGAGCTTCGTAGTTCCATTCGTTTCAGTTTTGGGTTAGGATTAACAGATGAGTTAGTAGGGGAAGCAGGGAAGCGTACTGCTGAAATTGTGAAACGGCTAACTTCGTAA
- the trpE gene encoding anthranilate synthase component I encodes MAVKTDKYVMKQVNGDTYTPISIFESIIGKKKVLFESNAKFKQNGRYSFIAFNPVGELKGNAESGSYSIHNQELKTEQKPVLTLLKELLPIQKEDAPFAFFGGAIGYFGYETAYHFEQIGEIVGDVYNMPDVHVYFYETFIVIDHLLQQVSIVAMDLFQAGHTMALMQQKVDDIEQMMMSSLSYKQTPEIDVQFTPTIKKERFIEMVETAKQHIRNGDIFQVVLSQTFEADYRENPLTLYRKLRTSNASPYMFFMEFGDYTVLGTSPESLVKVQKGLVTTNPIAGTKPRGQNIQEDEAIANALLQDEKEIAEHKMLVDLGRNDVGRVAQIGTVAVTKYMEIEKYKYVMHIVSEVTGTLRDDAHLVDVIASSLPAGTVSGAPKIRAMQIINELEQRKRGIYAGAIGYLSASGDMDLALAIRTMVIKDEKAYVQAGAGIVYDSVPEMEYEETLNKAKALLEVRK; translated from the coding sequence ATGGCAGTAAAGACAGACAAATATGTAATGAAACAGGTAAATGGCGATACTTATACGCCTATTTCGATTTTTGAATCAATTATTGGAAAGAAAAAAGTATTATTCGAATCCAATGCAAAATTTAAGCAAAATGGACGCTATTCCTTCATTGCCTTTAATCCGGTTGGTGAACTGAAGGGAAATGCGGAATCCGGTTCTTATTCTATCCATAATCAGGAGCTGAAGACAGAACAGAAACCGGTATTAACTTTGTTGAAAGAGCTATTGCCAATTCAAAAGGAAGACGCTCCGTTCGCCTTTTTTGGCGGGGCAATCGGTTATTTTGGATATGAAACAGCCTATCATTTTGAACAAATCGGGGAAATTGTAGGTGATGTATACAATATGCCGGATGTTCATGTTTACTTTTACGAAACGTTTATCGTCATCGATCATCTGTTACAGCAAGTATCCATTGTGGCAATGGATCTGTTTCAGGCGGGTCATACGATGGCGTTGATGCAGCAAAAAGTGGATGATATCGAACAAATGATGATGTCATCTTTATCATATAAACAAACACCAGAAATCGATGTACAGTTCACACCGACTATTAAAAAAGAACGCTTTATTGAAATGGTTGAAACAGCAAAACAGCACATAAGGAATGGTGATATTTTCCAAGTCGTTTTATCTCAAACGTTTGAAGCAGATTACCGAGAAAACCCATTGACGCTTTACCGAAAATTACGGACGTCAAATGCGTCACCGTATATGTTCTTTATGGAATTTGGGGACTATACGGTACTTGGCACATCACCTGAAAGTCTAGTGAAAGTTCAAAAAGGACTTGTAACTACAAATCCGATCGCCGGAACGAAGCCGCGAGGACAGAATATACAGGAAGATGAAGCAATCGCGAATGCATTGCTGCAAGACGAAAAGGAAATTGCCGAGCATAAAATGCTTGTTGATTTAGGACGTAATGATGTTGGCCGTGTTGCGCAGATTGGAACAGTAGCTGTTACAAAATATATGGAAATCGAAAAGTATAAATATGTGATGCATATCGTTTCTGAGGTAACAGGGACATTACGAGACGATGCCCACTTAGTCGATGTTATCGCATCAAGCCTGCCAGCCGGTACGGTATCGGGTGCACCGAAAATTCGTGCAATGCAGATTATTAATGAGCTGGAACAGAGAAAGCGCGGAATTTATGCGGGTGCGATTGGTTATTTATCGGCATCAGGGGATATGGATTTAGCCCTTGCGATCCGTACAATGGTAATTAAAGATGAAAAAGCGTATGTTCAGGCAGGTGCAGGGATTGTTTATGATTCGGTCCCTGAAATGGAATATGAAGAAACATTAAATAAAGCAAAAGCGTTGCTGGAGGTGCGCAAATGA
- a CDS encoding tetratricopeptide repeat protein, with protein sequence MDTNYNEIGIKAFQEKRYEEAAQAFTQAIEAQPDDAIGYVNFGTLLAAMGDIERAERFFQKAITVDEKAATAYYGLANLYYEAERYTEAAKLYQKSIDYGIEGADAYYMLAKSFEREQQFKLALPFMQRAAELAPKDLQIRLSYGILLCSLEMFDFAKPELEYVIEEDWNNADAHYNLGVLYAVATSDTDKAKYHLKQAYTLQPEFDQAKYLYDMICQRSN encoded by the coding sequence ATGGATACAAACTATAATGAAATCGGGATTAAAGCATTTCAGGAAAAGCGTTATGAAGAAGCTGCACAAGCTTTCACACAGGCAATTGAGGCACAGCCGGACGATGCGATCGGCTATGTAAACTTCGGTACATTGCTTGCGGCGATGGGGGATATCGAACGTGCTGAACGCTTCTTCCAAAAGGCGATCACAGTAGATGAAAAAGCTGCTACAGCGTATTACGGATTGGCAAATTTATATTATGAAGCGGAACGCTATACAGAAGCCGCAAAACTATATCAAAAATCGATCGATTACGGGATCGAAGGGGCAGATGCCTATTACATGCTGGCAAAATCATTTGAACGCGAACAGCAATTCAAGTTGGCCCTGCCATTTATGCAACGTGCGGCAGAGCTTGCACCAAAAGATCTGCAAATTCGTTTATCATATGGCATTTTGCTTTGCTCTTTGGAAATGTTCGATTTTGCAAAGCCAGAGCTGGAGTATGTTATTGAAGAGGACTGGAACAATGCAGATGCGCATTATAATTTAGGTGTACTTTACGCGGTAGCTACATCAGATACAGATAAAGCAAAATATCATTTGAAACAAGCTTATACACTTCAGCCTGAGTTTGATCAGGCGAAGTATTTATATGATATGATTTGCCAACGTTCGAATTAA
- a CDS encoding tRNA threonylcarbamoyladenosine dehydratase yields the protein MLHQFSRNELAIGTEGLEKLKETTVAILGVGGVGSFAAEACARSGIGRIILVDKDNVDITNVNRQLVAYLSTVGKSKSAVMKERIADINPECEVIDMHMFYTEETYEQFFAQGIDYVIDASDTVIYKIHIMKECLKRNIPIISSMGAANKMDPTRFQIADISKTHTDPLAKVIRTKLRKEGIKKGVTVVFSDESPIVVRPDVAQYVGKPEAEIRKAQLPPSSNAFVPSVAGLIAASWVINTILKDVQINRVQG from the coding sequence ATGTTACATCAATTTTCACGAAATGAATTAGCTATTGGAACAGAAGGGTTAGAAAAACTTAAAGAAACGACAGTCGCGATTTTAGGTGTGGGCGGTGTAGGCTCGTTTGCAGCGGAAGCATGTGCACGCAGCGGGATTGGCCGTATTATATTAGTAGATAAAGATAATGTGGATATTACGAATGTTAATCGTCAATTGGTTGCCTATCTATCAACAGTCGGAAAATCAAAATCTGCTGTTATGAAAGAGCGGATTGCAGATATTAACCCGGAGTGCGAAGTAATTGATATGCATATGTTTTATACAGAGGAAACTTATGAACAATTTTTCGCGCAAGGAATCGATTATGTAATCGATGCATCCGATACAGTAATATACAAAATCCATATTATGAAAGAATGTTTAAAACGCAACATTCCAATTATATCAAGCATGGGTGCTGCGAATAAAATGGATCCTACACGTTTCCAAATTGCCGACATTTCAAAAACGCATACAGATCCACTGGCAAAAGTAATTCGTACAAAGCTTCGTAAAGAAGGCATTAAAAAAGGTGTAACTGTTGTATTTTCAGATGAATCTCCAATTGTTGTGCGTCCTGATGTTGCACAATATGTAGGAAAACCTGAAGCTGAAATCCGCAAAGCACAATTACCGCCTTCATCAAATGCATTCGTACCATCTGTTGCGGGCTTAATTGCAGCAAGCTGGGTAATTAATACGATTTTAAAAGATGTCCAAATTAACCGCGTTCAAGGGTAA
- a CDS encoding replication-associated recombination protein A, which produces MQNEPLAYKMRPRTIREVVGQQHIIGPATPLFKMIEKGHVPSMLLYGPPGVGKTSIANAIAGSSKIPFFALNATHAGKKDIEQIVMDARMSGKVLLFLDEIHRFNKLQQDTLLPHVENGSIVLIGATTENPFHDVNPAIRSRCGEILQLERLTGADIVQLLNQALSDKERGLGHLEIDITEQQIEKIANASNGDARKALTLLESVYYASDEKDGVTIINDNAIDALAKRIGVFGDKGGSHFYNLLSALQKSVRGSDPNAALYYLAHLLENGDLVAVCRRLLVMAYEDIGLANPSVGAHVQAATEAAVKLGLPEARIPLATAVVEMCLSDKSNSAYKALDTAIAAIHEGKTGDIPNHLKDAHYAGAATLGHVGYKYPHDSPIGTFGGWVQQQYLPDELAGTEFYKPVIAGEEKRMAAIYEKLKSFKK; this is translated from the coding sequence ATGCAAAATGAACCGCTCGCCTATAAAATGAGACCTCGTACAATTCGCGAAGTTGTTGGTCAGCAGCATATTATTGGACCGGCAACACCATTATTTAAAATGATTGAAAAAGGACATGTACCTTCGATGTTGCTTTATGGGCCTCCCGGGGTAGGAAAAACATCGATTGCAAATGCGATTGCCGGCAGCTCAAAAATTCCTTTCTTTGCATTAAACGCCACACATGCCGGGAAGAAAGATATTGAACAAATCGTGATGGATGCCCGAATGAGCGGTAAAGTCTTATTGTTTTTAGATGAAATCCACCGTTTTAACAAACTCCAGCAAGATACATTGCTGCCGCATGTAGAAAACGGTTCAATCGTCTTGATCGGGGCAACTACGGAAAATCCTTTCCATGATGTAAACCCTGCCATCCGTTCACGCTGCGGGGAAATATTACAATTAGAACGCTTAACAGGCGCTGATATTGTCCAATTGCTCAATCAGGCATTATCAGATAAAGAACGCGGTCTTGGACATTTAGAAATCGATATTACCGAACAGCAAATCGAAAAAATTGCTAATGCCTCAAATGGCGATGCCCGTAAAGCATTAACCCTACTAGAATCGGTATATTATGCTTCAGATGAAAAAGACGGGGTAACTATTATTAATGACAATGCGATTGATGCATTAGCAAAAAGGATCGGGGTTTTTGGGGATAAAGGCGGTTCCCATTTCTATAACTTATTGTCGGCTCTTCAAAAATCGGTACGCGGCAGTGACCCAAATGCTGCGCTATATTATTTGGCTCATTTACTCGAAAATGGGGACTTGGTTGCGGTATGTCGAAGACTGCTCGTCATGGCCTATGAAGATATCGGACTTGCGAACCCTAGTGTTGGGGCACATGTGCAGGCAGCAACTGAAGCAGCCGTGAAACTCGGGTTGCCGGAAGCGCGTATTCCACTCGCAACCGCTGTTGTTGAAATGTGTTTATCGGACAAATCAAATTCAGCCTACAAAGCTTTGGATACGGCGATTGCAGCAATTCATGAGGGGAAAACCGGTGATATTCCGAATCATCTAAAGGACGCCCATTATGCAGGTGCGGCAACACTCGGCCATGTCGGATATAAATACCCGCACGACTCCCCTATCGGAACATTCGGCGGCTGGGTACAACAGCAATATTTACCGGATGAACTTGCAGGAACCGAATTTTACAAGCCCGTCATAGCAGGTGAAGAAAAAAGAATGGCTGCCATATATGAAAAGCTAAAATCTTTTAAGAAATAA
- a CDS encoding GTPase — MTIEMKNDLLNLPSLQLKMDRIVFENIDTKPNWSKAFEQLDELLHKVANNFNDYIARNNGELPSSNTYWILYMDITSKLLYFTGLAHANLIAKDDADACAHVIKLYELSASCIPNAHIESNEELLSEIEKSIHQLNEEEVKLTVADNVEQCIKAFKQFAESYEK; from the coding sequence ATGACAATTGAAATGAAAAATGATTTATTGAATTTGCCGAGTCTACAGTTGAAAATGGATAGAATCGTTTTTGAAAATATCGATACGAAACCAAATTGGTCGAAAGCTTTTGAGCAGCTTGATGAATTATTGCATAAAGTAGCGAATAATTTTAATGATTACATCGCGAGAAATAACGGGGAACTGCCATCAAGCAATACTTATTGGATCCTTTATATGGATATTACTTCAAAACTGTTATACTTTACGGGTTTAGCGCATGCTAATTTAATAGCAAAAGATGATGCGGATGCATGTGCACATGTAATTAAGCTATATGAATTAAGTGCGAGCTGTATTCCAAACGCGCATATTGAAAGTAATGAAGAATTACTTTCGGAAATTGAAAAGAGTATTCATCAATTAAATGAAGAAGAAGTCAAACTGACTGTTGCCGACAATGTTGAACAATGTATTAAAGCATTTAAGCAATTTGCCGAGTCATACGAAAAGTAA
- a CDS encoding ATPase codes for MQAKIDKADCMFLISDETMYRFQQLIDELNLFTLILPFSEESYQRSVIIFDIWYLLSTEEIDRISNPENTMIYPIRKFFLDKIKTFQIRRYIQLALLENEKLAFICAIYIYLKQEQFIVQKLAENEEVAANFQALKGFSSKSLRPYYDSKYIEVENYPQQLALLQSTVLKELQVLVMEFETSLLNLYEQGIAEASEIYEAVFGLINDWGGRVT; via the coding sequence ATGCAGGCTAAAATAGATAAAGCAGATTGTATGTTTTTAATTTCTGATGAGACAATGTACCGATTTCAGCAGTTGATCGATGAACTTAATCTATTCACATTAATACTTCCATTCAGTGAGGAGTCTTACCAACGTTCAGTCATCATATTTGATATTTGGTATTTATTATCTACTGAAGAAATCGATCGTATTTCCAATCCGGAAAATACGATGATTTATCCAATTCGAAAATTTTTTTTGGATAAAATTAAAACCTTTCAAATAAGACGCTATATTCAGCTTGCTTTATTAGAAAACGAAAAGCTGGCGTTCATTTGTGCAATTTATATTTATTTAAAGCAGGAACAGTTTATCGTGCAAAAATTAGCAGAAAACGAGGAAGTAGCGGCAAATTTTCAAGCGTTGAAAGGCTTCAGCAGTAAAAGTTTAAGACCTTATTATGATTCAAAATATATTGAAGTTGAAAATTACCCGCAACAGCTCGCTTTATTGCAAAGTACTGTATTAAAAGAATTGCAGGTGCTTGTAATGGAATTTGAAACGTCTCTTCTTAACCTATATGAACAAGGAATTGCCGAGGCAAGTGAGATTTATGAAGCCGTATTTGGATTAATCAATGACTGGGGTGGACGAGTGACATGA
- the cymR gene encoding cysteine metabolism transcriptional regulator CymR, with product MKISTKGRYGLTIMIELAKHYGEGPIPLRQIAADKDLSEAYLEQLVSPLRNAGLVKSVRGAYGGYMLAHKPNEISAADVIRVLEGPIQPVEGIENEEAPQRELWMRIRDAVKNVLDTTTIDDLAKYTNNEVSDGYMFYI from the coding sequence ATGAAAATATCGACTAAAGGACGTTACGGTTTAACGATTATGATTGAATTGGCAAAGCATTATGGTGAAGGACCGATTCCGCTGCGACAAATTGCTGCGGATAAAGATTTATCGGAAGCGTATTTAGAGCAGTTAGTGTCACCACTACGCAATGCAGGCCTTGTGAAAAGTGTCCGGGGCGCATATGGCGGCTATATGTTGGCACATAAGCCAAATGAAATTTCTGCAGCTGATGTTATCCGTGTTTTGGAAGGGCCGATTCAGCCGGTTGAAGGAATTGAAAACGAAGAAGCGCCACAGCGTGAATTATGGATGCGTATTCGCGATGCAGTAAAAAATGTCTTGGATACAACGACGATTGACGATTTGGCAAAATATACAAATAATGAAGTATCTGACGGCTATATGTTTTACATTTAG
- a CDS encoding aminopeptidase — MVIQQMEYRGLNLHDVIGSVEIAIDADLNTIHIYDTDHIVEPEYNFLTKNFMLSEGFWKMASVIKEKQLFLSNDEKRLDRWIESFKWVFYSSGQSIKIYKQGVMVVYKIGYIDNEKLLYEKYFSRLTDESLNSK, encoded by the coding sequence ATGGTAATTCAACAAATGGAATACCGGGGTTTGAATTTACATGATGTGATCGGGTCGGTGGAAATTGCGATTGATGCTGATTTAAATACGATCCATATTTATGATACGGATCATATTGTTGAACCTGAATATAATTTTTTAACGAAAAACTTCATGTTGAGTGAAGGTTTCTGGAAAATGGCCAGTGTAATAAAAGAAAAGCAATTATTTTTGAGCAATGATGAAAAAAGATTAGATAGATGGATTGAATCATTTAAATGGGTCTTTTATAGTTCAGGTCAGTCAATAAAAATTTATAAACAAGGTGTAATGGTTGTTTATAAAATCGGTTATATTGATAACGAGAAGTTATTATATGAAAAATACTTTTCCCGTTTGACAGATGAATCTTTGAATAGCAAATGA
- the mnmA gene encoding tRNA 2-thiouridine(34) synthase MnmA — translation MVETRDPSQIRVVIGMSGGVDSSVAAYLLKQQGYDVIGIFMKNWDDTDEFGVCTATEDYDDVIAVCNQIGIPYYAVNFEKQYWDKVFTYFLEEYKAGRTPNPDVMCNKEIKFKAFLEHALALGADYLATGHYARVAHDENGVKMLRGIDNNKDQTYFLNQLTSEQLEKVMFPIGHLPKPEVRKIAEEAGLATAKKKDSTGICFIGERNFKEFLSQYLPAQPGNMETFDGEVKGTHDGLMYYTLGQRHGLGIGGDGEPWFVVGKDLTRNVLYVGQGFHHDALYSNALTAVKMSFTGEAKAGTFNCTAKFRYRQEDSPVTVTMREDGTAYIEFAEPVRAITPGQAVVLYDGEECLGGGTIDGVFKNSEKLTYVG, via the coding sequence ATGGTAGAAACAAGAGATCCATCTCAAATTCGAGTAGTTATTGGAATGAGTGGAGGCGTAGATTCATCAGTAGCCGCGTATCTATTGAAACAGCAAGGCTATGATGTAATCGGTATTTTCATGAAAAACTGGGATGACACAGATGAATTTGGAGTATGTACAGCGACAGAAGATTATGATGATGTAATCGCAGTATGCAACCAAATCGGCATTCCATATTATGCGGTCAACTTTGAAAAACAATATTGGGACAAAGTATTTACGTATTTCCTGGAAGAATACAAAGCAGGCCGTACACCGAACCCTGATGTTATGTGTAATAAAGAGATTAAATTTAAAGCCTTCCTGGAGCACGCACTGGCACTTGGAGCGGATTATTTAGCGACAGGCCACTATGCACGTGTAGCGCATGACGAAAACGGTGTGAAAATGCTTCGAGGCATTGATAATAATAAAGACCAAACATATTTCCTGAATCAGTTAACTTCAGAACAACTGGAAAAGGTCATGTTCCCAATCGGACATTTACCAAAGCCTGAAGTTCGTAAAATTGCGGAAGAAGCAGGTTTGGCTACAGCAAAGAAAAAAGATTCAACAGGAATCTGTTTCATCGGTGAGCGTAACTTTAAAGAATTTTTAAGCCAGTACCTTCCTGCACAGCCAGGCAATATGGAAACATTTGATGGTGAAGTAAAAGGTACGCACGACGGTTTAATGTACTATACATTAGGGCAACGTCACGGCCTAGGAATCGGCGGAGACGGCGAACCTTGGTTTGTTGTGGGTAAAGATTTAACACGAAACGTATTGTATGTTGGCCAAGGTTTCCATCACGATGCACTGTATTCGAATGCATTGACTGCGGTAAAAATGAGCTTTACAGGGGAAGCAAAAGCGGGCACATTTAACTGCACAGCTAAATTCCGCTATCGCCAGGAAGACTCGCCGGTAACAGTGACAATGCGTGAAGACGGTACAGCGTATATTGAATTTGCAGAACCGGTTCGAGCAATTACACCAGGACAAGCTGTTGTTCTGTATGATGGCGAAGAGTGCCTAGGTGGCGGTACAATCGATGGTGTGTTTAAAAATAGTGAAAAGTTAACATATGTAGGGTAA